From Alosa sapidissima isolate fAloSap1 chromosome 7, fAloSap1.pri, whole genome shotgun sequence, the proteins below share one genomic window:
- the rerea gene encoding arginine-glutamic acid dipeptide repeats protein isoform X9, whose amino-acid sequence MDDLFSPRRRLNSTQGEIRVGPSHQAKLPDLQPFPSPGGQSVTEKEELVWMPGVNDCDLLMYLRAARSMAAFAGMCDGGSTEDGCLAASRDDTTLNALNTLHESSYDAGKALQRLVKKPVPKLIEKCWSEDEVKRFIKGLRQYGKNFFRIRKDLLPNKETGELITFYYYWKKTPEAASSRAHRRHRRQPVFRRIKTRTASTPVNTPSRPPSSEFLDLSSASEDDFDSEDSEQELKGYACRHCFSTTSKDWHHGGRENILLCTDCRIHFKKYGELPPIEKPVDPPPFMFKPVKEEEDGLSGKHSMRTRRNRGSMSTLRSGRKKQTASPDGRASPTTEDLRSSGRTSPSAASTSSTDSKTDSMKKPTKKIKEEAPSPMKSAKRQREKGTSDTEESERASAKKSKTQELSRPDSPSEFEGEGEGESSDGRSVNDEGSSDPKDIDQDNRSSSPSIPSPRDNESDSDSSAQQHLQAQHPPVIQCQPGAMPSAAPNPQSSASALSSSSSSSSSATATVTPNPPTSVAPPALPPQVSPAGPPVPMPPQPPMPPTTGPLSLIQSAGAPSLHPQRLPSPHSPLPQSLPQAPASSQTASQALAPPLPPPPPPHHGPLPPMAHLQGGPPHLPPHGHPAHGMPPQPFPHSQAQVPPSGSHPGQPQPSALSQRERERERERERDRERERERDRDRDQQPPSHMPPTSQPSSQGAPQPPREQPLPPASISMPHIKPPPTTPIPQMPSAPSSHKHAPHLAAPPPFPQMPSNLPPPPALKPLSSLSTHHPPSAHPPPLQLMPQSQQLQPPPAQPPVLTQSQSLPASTGHGPPQPPPLPPSAAAAAAAAAAAAAASHGLPSQPPFPPHPFIPGGSAVLPPSSVVPPPSSAASMPGLPPVASSISMPLPASVSASLPGPSSVAMPAIQIKEEPLDEAEEPESPPPPQRSPSPEPTIVNTPSHASQSARFYKHLDRGYNTCARTDFYFTPLASSKLAKKREEALEKAKREAEQKAREEKEKEREREKEREREREREKEAERAAKASSSSHEGRMSEPPMPGPAHMRPSFDGPPTTIAAVPPYIGPDTPALRTLSEYARPHVMSPTNRNHPFFMSLNPSDPLLAYHMPGLYNADPGLRERELREREMREREIREREMRERMKPGFEVKPPELEGLHPSANPMEHFARHGAAISLPHMAGPHPFASFHPGLNPLERERLALAGAGPQLRPDMTYPERLAAERLAAERMASVAANDPIARLQMFNVTPHHHQHSHIHSHLHLHQQDPLHQGGGGECLVCPPGSGAHPLVDPLAAGPHLARFPYPPGAIPNALLGQPPHEHEMLRHPVFVRHGSALCIPPGTPYPARDLPGGLPPHMSAAHQLQAMHAQSAELQRLAMEQQWLHGHPHMHGGPLPGQEDYYSRLKKESDKQL is encoded by the exons TCAACGACTGTGATCTGCTCATGTACCTTAGGGCAGCCAG gagCATGGCAGCGTTTGCGGGGATGTGTGACGGAGGTTCCACAGAGGATGGCTGCCTAGCTGCTTCCAGAGACGACACCACACTCAATGCGCTAAACACT CTGCACGAGAGTAGTTACGACGCTGGGAAGGCCCTGCAGCGGCTGGTCAAGAAGCCTGTGCCCAAACTCATCGAGAAGTGTTGGTCAGAGGACGAAGTG AAACGGTTCATTAAAGGACTGAGACAGTACGGCAAAAACTTCTTCAGGATTCGGAAAGACCTACTTCCCAACAAGGAAACG GGCGAACTGATCACGTTCTACTACTACTGGAAGAAGACGCCCGAGGCGGCCAGCTCACGAGCCCACCGCCGCCACCGAAGACAGCCCGTCTTCCGCCGCATCAAGACCCGGACCGCCTCCACGCCCGTCAACACTCCCTCACGCCCCCCCTCCAGCGAGTTTC TGGACCTGAGCTCAGCCAGTGAGGATGACTTTGACAGCGAGGACAGCGAACAGGAGCTGAAGGGCTACGCCTGCCGCCACTGTTTCTCCACCA CTTCTAAAGACTGGCACCACGGAGGCCGGGAGAACATCTTACTGTGCACCGACTGCCGGATCCACTTCAAGAAGTACGGCGAGCTACCACCCATCGAAAAGCCCGTGGACCCGCCTCCGTTCATGTTCAAACCCGtcaaagaggaagaggatgggCTCAGCGGCAAGCATAGCATGAGGACCCGACGCAACCGAGGCTCG ATGTCGACGCTACGAAGTGGCCGTAAGAAGCAGACAGCCAGCCCCGATGGCAGAGCCTCCCCCACCACCGAGGACCTGCGCTCCAGCGGACGCACCTCACCCAGCGCAGCGAGCACGTCCAGCACAGACAGCAAGACCGACTCCATGAAGAAACCcaccaag AAAATCAAGGAGGAAGCTCCATCGCCCATGAAGAGTGCCAAACGTCAGCGGGAGAAGGGCACCTCGGACACGGAGGAGTCGGAGAGGGCGAGCGCCAAGAAGTCGAAGACTCAG GAGCTAAGTCGACCGGACTCGCCATCGGAGTTcgagggagagggtgagggcGAGAGCTCAGACGGACGCAGTGTGAACGACGAGGGCAGCAGTGACCCCAAGGACATCGACCAGGACAACCGCAGCTCCTCGCCTAGCATCCCCAGCCCGCGCGACAACGAGAGCGACTCGGACTCGTCGGCCCAGCAGCACCTGCAGGCCCAGCACCCGCCCGTCATCCAGTGCCAGCCGGGCGCCATGCCCTCCGCCGCCCCCAACCCCCAATCATCCGCCTCCGCCTTGTCATCGTCCTCTTCTTCGTCTTCATCCGCGACAGCGACGGTCACTCCAAACCCCCCGACGTCAGTCGCGCCCCCAGCCTTACCTCCGCAGGTGTCCCCTGCCGGGCCTCCGGTGCCCATGCCCCCTCAGCCCCCCATGCCCCCCACGACGGGCCCACTCTCGCTCATCCAGTCGGCCGGCGCACCCTCACTCCACCCGCAGCGGCTGCCCTCGCCTCACTCGCCGCTGCCCCAGAGTCTGCCTCAGGCGCCCGCGTCCTCTCAGACTGCCTCTCAGGCGCTGGCGCCACCCTTGCCCCCTCCGCCGCCACCTCACCACGGCCCGCTGCCCCCCATGGCCCACCTGCAGGGCGGGCCGCCTCACCTGCCCCCGCACGGGCACCCAGCACACGGCATGCCCCCCCAGCCCTTCCCGCACTCGCAAGCTCAGGTGCCCCCCTCAGGCTCCCACCCAGGACAGCCTCAACCCTCCGCATTGTCCCAGCGAGAGAGGGAACGGGAACGGGAACGAGAGAGGGACCGAGaacgggagagggagagagaccggGATCGGGATCAGCAGCCGCCTTCCCACATGCCCCCGACGTCCCAGCCGTCGTCGCAGGGAGCCCCCCAGCCGCCCCGCGAGCAGCCGCTGCCCCCGGCGTCCATCTCTATGCCCCACATCAAGCCGCCCCCCACCACGCCCATCCCGCAGATGCCCAGCGCACCTTCCTCGCACAAGCACGCGCCGCACCTGGCCGCGCCGCCACCCTTCCCCCAGATGCCCTCAAACCTGCCGCCGCCGCCGGCGCTCAAGCCCCTCAGCTCGCTGTCCACCCACCACCCGCCCTCGGCGCACCCGCCCCCGCTGCAGCTCATGCCCCAGAGCCAGCAGCTGCAGCCGCCGCCCGCCCAGCCCCCCGTGCTCACGCAGTCCCAGAGCCTGCCCGCCTCAACTGGGCACGGGCCTCCGcaacctccccctctccctccgtcCGCAGCAgccgctgctgccgctgccgctgccgccgccgccgcctcgCACGGGCTGCCCTCCCAGCCGCCCTTCCCGCCTCACCCCTTCATCCCCGGGGGCTCGGCCGTGCTGCCCCCTTCTTCGGTGGTGCCGCCGCCCTCCTCCGCTGCCTCTATGCCCGGTCTGCCGCCTGTGGCCTCGTCCATCTCCATGCCGTTGCCTGCCTCGGTCAGCGCCAGCTTGCCGGGGCCCTCCTCTGTGGCGATGCCCGCCATTCAGATCAAGGAGGAGCCGCTGGATGAGGCCGAGGAGCCCGAGAGCCCGCCGCCTCCTCAGAGGAGCCCCTCGCCTGAACCCACCATCGTCAACACTCCCAGCCACGCCAGCCAGTCCGCAAG GTTCTACAAACATTTGGATCGGGGCTACAACACCTGCGCCAGGACCGACTTCTACTTCACTCCGCTGGCCTCGTCCAAGCTGGCGAAGAAACGCGAGGAGGCCCTGGAGAAGGCCAAGAGGGAGGCTGAGCAGAAGGCTCgcgaagagaaggagaaagagcgGGAGCGggagaaggagcgagagagggagcgcGAGCGAGAGAAGGAGGCCGAGAGAGCTGCG AAAGCCTCCAGCTCCTCTCACGAAGGCCGGATGAGCGAGCCGCCGATGCCCGGTCCCGCCCACATGCGCCCGTCCTTCGACGGCCCGCCGACCACCATCGCGGCCGTGCCGCCCTACATCGGGCCCGACACGCCGGCGCTGCGCACGCTGAGCGAGTACGCGCGGCCGCACGTCATGTCGCCCACCAACCGCAACCACCCGTTCTTCATGTCGCTCAACCCCAGCGACCCGCTGCTGGCCTACCACATGCCGGGCCTGTACAACGCCGACCCGGGGCTGCGCGAGCGCGAGCTGAGGGAGCGGGAGATGCGCGAGCGCGAGATCCGCGAGCGGGAGATGCGCGAGCGCATGAAGCCCGGCTTCGAGGTCAAGCCGCCCGAGCTGGAGGGCCTGCACCCGTCGGCCAACCCCATGGAGCACTTTGCGCGCCACGGCGCCGCCATCTCGCTGCCGCACATGGCCGGACCGCACCCCTTCGCCTCCTTCCACCCGGGCCTGAACCCGCTGGAGCGCGAGCGGTTGGCGCTGGCCGGCGCCGGCCCGCAGCTGCGGCCCGACATGACCTACCCGGAGCGGCTGGCGGCTGAGCGGCTGGCGGCCGAGCGCATGGCCTCAGTGGCCGCCAACGACCCCATTGCCCGGCTGCAGATGTTCAACGTCACGCCGCACCACCATCAGCATTCGCACATCCACTCGCACCTTCACCTGCACCAGCAGGATCCGCTCCACCAAG gtggtggtggtgaatgtCTTGTGTGTCCCCCAGGTTCGGGGGCCCACCCGCTGGTCGACCCGCTCGCCGCCGGACCTCACCTGGCGCGCTTCCCCTACCCGCCCGGAGCCATCCCCAACGCCCTGCTGGGACAGCCTCCCCACGAGCACGAGATGCTGCGACATCCTGTGTTTG TGCGACACGGCTCTGCCCTGTGTATCCCTCCAGGCACACCATACCCTGCCCGTGACCTGCCAGGAGGTCTGCCTCCACACATGTCGGCAGCGCACCAGCTTCAGGCCATGCACGCACAGTCGGCAGAGCTCCAGAGGCTAGCCATGGAGCAGCAGTGGCTGCACGGACATCCACACATGCATGGGGGCCCGCTGCCTGGCCAGGAGGACTACTACAG CCGGTTGAAGAAAGAAAGTGATAAGCAGCTGTAA
- the rerea gene encoding arginine-glutamic acid dipeptide repeats protein isoform X1, which translates to MNVKWYYRQSEVPDSVYQHLVQDRNNENDSGRELVITDPVVKSRELFISDYVDTYHAAALRGKCNITHFSDIFAAREFKARIDSFFYILGYNPETRRLNSTQGEIRVGPSHQAKLPDLQPFPSPGGQSVTEKEELVWMPGVNDCDLLMYLRAARSMAAFAGMCDGGSTEDGCLAASRDDTTLNALNTLHESSYDAGKALQRLVKKPVPKLIEKCWSEDEVKRFIKGLRQYGKNFFRIRKDLLPNKETGELITFYYYWKKTPEAASSRAHRRHRRQPVFRRIKTRTASTPVNTPSRPPSSEFLDLSSASEDDFDSEDSEQELKGYACRHCFSTTSKDWHHGGRENILLCTDCRIHFKKYGELPPIEKPVDPPPFMFKPVKEEEDGLSGKHSMRTRRNRGSMSTLRSGRKKQTASPDGRASPTTEDLRSSGRTSPSAASTSSTDSKTDSMKKPTKKIKEEAPSPMKSAKRQREKGTSDTEESERASAKKSKTQELSRPDSPSEFEGEGEGESSDGRSVNDEGSSDPKDIDQDNRSSSPSIPSPRDNESDSDSSAQQHLQAQHPPVIQCQPGAMPSAAPNPQSSASALSSSSSSSSSATATVTPNPPTSVAPPALPPQVSPAGPPVPMPPQPPMPPTTGPLSLIQSAGAPSLHPQRLPSPHSPLPQSLPQAPASSQTASQALAPPLPPPPPPHHGPLPPMAHLQGGPPHLPPHGHPAHGMPPQPFPHSQAQVPPSGSHPGQPQPSALSQRERERERERERDRERERERDRDRDQQPPSHMPPTSQPSSQGAPQPPREQPLPPASISMPHIKPPPTTPIPQMPSAPSSHKHAPHLAAPPPFPQMPSNLPPPPALKPLSSLSTHHPPSAHPPPLQLMPQSQQLQPPPAQPPVLTQSQSLPASTGHGPPQPPPLPPSAAAAAAAAAAAAAASHGLPSQPPFPPHPFIPGGSAVLPPSSVVPPPSSAASMPGLPPVASSISMPLPASVSASLPGPSSVAMPAIQIKEEPLDEAEEPESPPPPQRSPSPEPTIVNTPSHASQSARFYKHLDRGYNTCARTDFYFTPLASSKLAKKREEALEKAKREAEQKAREEKEKEREREKEREREREREKEAERAAKASSSSHEGRMSEPPMPGPAHMRPSFDGPPTTIAAVPPYIGPDTPALRTLSEYARPHVMSPTNRNHPFFMSLNPSDPLLAYHMPGLYNADPGLRERELREREMREREIREREMRERMKPGFEVKPPELEGLHPSANPMEHFARHGAAISLPHMAGPHPFASFHPGLNPLERERLALAGAGPQLRPDMTYPERLAAERLAAERMASVAANDPIARLQMFNVTPHHHQHSHIHSHLHLHQQDPLHQGEGNSPTASPRPPPRMASSPRHANRSAQAILCGGGECLVCPPGSGAHPLVDPLAAGPHLARFPYPPGAIPNALLGQPPHEHEMLRHPVFGTPYPARDLPGGLPPHMSAAHQLQAMHAQSAELQRLAMEQQWLHGHPHMHGGPLPGQEDYYSRLKKESDKQL; encoded by the exons TCAACGACTGTGATCTGCTCATGTACCTTAGGGCAGCCAG gagCATGGCAGCGTTTGCGGGGATGTGTGACGGAGGTTCCACAGAGGATGGCTGCCTAGCTGCTTCCAGAGACGACACCACACTCAATGCGCTAAACACT CTGCACGAGAGTAGTTACGACGCTGGGAAGGCCCTGCAGCGGCTGGTCAAGAAGCCTGTGCCCAAACTCATCGAGAAGTGTTGGTCAGAGGACGAAGTG AAACGGTTCATTAAAGGACTGAGACAGTACGGCAAAAACTTCTTCAGGATTCGGAAAGACCTACTTCCCAACAAGGAAACG GGCGAACTGATCACGTTCTACTACTACTGGAAGAAGACGCCCGAGGCGGCCAGCTCACGAGCCCACCGCCGCCACCGAAGACAGCCCGTCTTCCGCCGCATCAAGACCCGGACCGCCTCCACGCCCGTCAACACTCCCTCACGCCCCCCCTCCAGCGAGTTTC TGGACCTGAGCTCAGCCAGTGAGGATGACTTTGACAGCGAGGACAGCGAACAGGAGCTGAAGGGCTACGCCTGCCGCCACTGTTTCTCCACCA CTTCTAAAGACTGGCACCACGGAGGCCGGGAGAACATCTTACTGTGCACCGACTGCCGGATCCACTTCAAGAAGTACGGCGAGCTACCACCCATCGAAAAGCCCGTGGACCCGCCTCCGTTCATGTTCAAACCCGtcaaagaggaagaggatgggCTCAGCGGCAAGCATAGCATGAGGACCCGACGCAACCGAGGCTCG ATGTCGACGCTACGAAGTGGCCGTAAGAAGCAGACAGCCAGCCCCGATGGCAGAGCCTCCCCCACCACCGAGGACCTGCGCTCCAGCGGACGCACCTCACCCAGCGCAGCGAGCACGTCCAGCACAGACAGCAAGACCGACTCCATGAAGAAACCcaccaag AAAATCAAGGAGGAAGCTCCATCGCCCATGAAGAGTGCCAAACGTCAGCGGGAGAAGGGCACCTCGGACACGGAGGAGTCGGAGAGGGCGAGCGCCAAGAAGTCGAAGACTCAG GAGCTAAGTCGACCGGACTCGCCATCGGAGTTcgagggagagggtgagggcGAGAGCTCAGACGGACGCAGTGTGAACGACGAGGGCAGCAGTGACCCCAAGGACATCGACCAGGACAACCGCAGCTCCTCGCCTAGCATCCCCAGCCCGCGCGACAACGAGAGCGACTCGGACTCGTCGGCCCAGCAGCACCTGCAGGCCCAGCACCCGCCCGTCATCCAGTGCCAGCCGGGCGCCATGCCCTCCGCCGCCCCCAACCCCCAATCATCCGCCTCCGCCTTGTCATCGTCCTCTTCTTCGTCTTCATCCGCGACAGCGACGGTCACTCCAAACCCCCCGACGTCAGTCGCGCCCCCAGCCTTACCTCCGCAGGTGTCCCCTGCCGGGCCTCCGGTGCCCATGCCCCCTCAGCCCCCCATGCCCCCCACGACGGGCCCACTCTCGCTCATCCAGTCGGCCGGCGCACCCTCACTCCACCCGCAGCGGCTGCCCTCGCCTCACTCGCCGCTGCCCCAGAGTCTGCCTCAGGCGCCCGCGTCCTCTCAGACTGCCTCTCAGGCGCTGGCGCCACCCTTGCCCCCTCCGCCGCCACCTCACCACGGCCCGCTGCCCCCCATGGCCCACCTGCAGGGCGGGCCGCCTCACCTGCCCCCGCACGGGCACCCAGCACACGGCATGCCCCCCCAGCCCTTCCCGCACTCGCAAGCTCAGGTGCCCCCCTCAGGCTCCCACCCAGGACAGCCTCAACCCTCCGCATTGTCCCAGCGAGAGAGGGAACGGGAACGGGAACGAGAGAGGGACCGAGaacgggagagggagagagaccggGATCGGGATCAGCAGCCGCCTTCCCACATGCCCCCGACGTCCCAGCCGTCGTCGCAGGGAGCCCCCCAGCCGCCCCGCGAGCAGCCGCTGCCCCCGGCGTCCATCTCTATGCCCCACATCAAGCCGCCCCCCACCACGCCCATCCCGCAGATGCCCAGCGCACCTTCCTCGCACAAGCACGCGCCGCACCTGGCCGCGCCGCCACCCTTCCCCCAGATGCCCTCAAACCTGCCGCCGCCGCCGGCGCTCAAGCCCCTCAGCTCGCTGTCCACCCACCACCCGCCCTCGGCGCACCCGCCCCCGCTGCAGCTCATGCCCCAGAGCCAGCAGCTGCAGCCGCCGCCCGCCCAGCCCCCCGTGCTCACGCAGTCCCAGAGCCTGCCCGCCTCAACTGGGCACGGGCCTCCGcaacctccccctctccctccgtcCGCAGCAgccgctgctgccgctgccgctgccgccgccgccgcctcgCACGGGCTGCCCTCCCAGCCGCCCTTCCCGCCTCACCCCTTCATCCCCGGGGGCTCGGCCGTGCTGCCCCCTTCTTCGGTGGTGCCGCCGCCCTCCTCCGCTGCCTCTATGCCCGGTCTGCCGCCTGTGGCCTCGTCCATCTCCATGCCGTTGCCTGCCTCGGTCAGCGCCAGCTTGCCGGGGCCCTCCTCTGTGGCGATGCCCGCCATTCAGATCAAGGAGGAGCCGCTGGATGAGGCCGAGGAGCCCGAGAGCCCGCCGCCTCCTCAGAGGAGCCCCTCGCCTGAACCCACCATCGTCAACACTCCCAGCCACGCCAGCCAGTCCGCAAG GTTCTACAAACATTTGGATCGGGGCTACAACACCTGCGCCAGGACCGACTTCTACTTCACTCCGCTGGCCTCGTCCAAGCTGGCGAAGAAACGCGAGGAGGCCCTGGAGAAGGCCAAGAGGGAGGCTGAGCAGAAGGCTCgcgaagagaaggagaaagagcgGGAGCGggagaaggagcgagagagggagcgcGAGCGAGAGAAGGAGGCCGAGAGAGCTGCG AAAGCCTCCAGCTCCTCTCACGAAGGCCGGATGAGCGAGCCGCCGATGCCCGGTCCCGCCCACATGCGCCCGTCCTTCGACGGCCCGCCGACCACCATCGCGGCCGTGCCGCCCTACATCGGGCCCGACACGCCGGCGCTGCGCACGCTGAGCGAGTACGCGCGGCCGCACGTCATGTCGCCCACCAACCGCAACCACCCGTTCTTCATGTCGCTCAACCCCAGCGACCCGCTGCTGGCCTACCACATGCCGGGCCTGTACAACGCCGACCCGGGGCTGCGCGAGCGCGAGCTGAGGGAGCGGGAGATGCGCGAGCGCGAGATCCGCGAGCGGGAGATGCGCGAGCGCATGAAGCCCGGCTTCGAGGTCAAGCCGCCCGAGCTGGAGGGCCTGCACCCGTCGGCCAACCCCATGGAGCACTTTGCGCGCCACGGCGCCGCCATCTCGCTGCCGCACATGGCCGGACCGCACCCCTTCGCCTCCTTCCACCCGGGCCTGAACCCGCTGGAGCGCGAGCGGTTGGCGCTGGCCGGCGCCGGCCCGCAGCTGCGGCCCGACATGACCTACCCGGAGCGGCTGGCGGCTGAGCGGCTGGCGGCCGAGCGCATGGCCTCAGTGGCCGCCAACGACCCCATTGCCCGGCTGCAGATGTTCAACGTCACGCCGCACCACCATCAGCATTCGCACATCCACTCGCACCTTCACCTGCACCAGCAGGATCCGCTCCACCAAGGTGAGGGCAACTCTCCGACCGCCAGCCCCCGCCCACCCCCACGCATGGCATCATCGCCCAGACACGCCAACCGCTCCGCTCAAGCAATTTTAT gtggtggtggtgaatgtCTTGTGTGTCCCCCAGGTTCGGGGGCCCACCCGCTGGTCGACCCGCTCGCCGCCGGACCTCACCTGGCGCGCTTCCCCTACCCGCCCGGAGCCATCCCCAACGCCCTGCTGGGACAGCCTCCCCACGAGCACGAGATGCTGCGACATCCTGTGTTTG GCACACCATACCCTGCCCGTGACCTGCCAGGAGGTCTGCCTCCACACATGTCGGCAGCGCACCAGCTTCAGGCCATGCACGCACAGTCGGCAGAGCTCCAGAGGCTAGCCATGGAGCAGCAGTGGCTGCACGGACATCCACACATGCATGGGGGCCCGCTGCCTGGCCAGGAGGACTACTACAG CCGGTTGAAGAAAGAAAGTGATAAGCAGCTGTAA